Proteins encoded by one window of Corythoichthys intestinalis isolate RoL2023-P3 chromosome 20, ASM3026506v1, whole genome shotgun sequence:
- the klhl40b gene encoding kelch-like protein 40b, with protein MALPMNPMDEPRVYQQTLLQDGLYDLLENDKLVDCVLKIKDKEFPCHRLVLCACSSYFRTLFLSDVDESKKREVVLEDVEPGVMGLILKYLYTSRINVTEQNVQDIFAVANIYQIPSIFTVCVSFLQKRLSLSNCLAVFRLGLMLDCPRLAVSARNFACERFRLISRDEDFLQLQPSELAAILAHDNLDVDSEELVFEALMRWVARDLGEREKDLPGLLDCVRLRLLGEEYLKEKVEKNKLISNNPELKKKLQLVRDAQDGKMPEAKAAHKKKEDGSENNEDEEQEETLLPSILNDNMRFGMFVRELILMISDAGSVAYDPNGNDCFMASVSTQVPKNHVSLVTKENQIFVAGGLFIDEQNKEDPLCSYFLQYDPVNADWLGMPPLPSPRFLFGLGEAENSIFVMGGKEVKDQEHTLDSVLVYDRQSFKWGESDPLPYAAYGHATVSSNDVVYVIGGKGDDKNCLSKMYAYDARRFEWKELAPMKTARSLFGATVHQNKIYVAAGVTDTGLTDSVEVYDIATNKWSDFEPFPQERSSVNLVSLGGSLFAVGGFAMMPLEDSEEIIPKEMNDIWRYNETEKKWNGILREIQYASGATILAVRLNTLRLTKM; from the exons ATGGCTCTACCAATGAACCCCATGGACGAGCCTCGGGTGTACCAACAGACGCTCCTCCAAGATGGCCTGTACGACCTTTTGGAGAATGACAAGCTGGTGGACTGCGTCTTGAAAATCAAGGACAAGGAGTTTCCGTGTCATCGCTTGGTCCTGTGTGCCTGCAGCTCCTACTTTCGCACACTCTTTCTGTCTGATGTGGACGAGAGCAAAAAACGTGAGGTGGTTCTGGAGGACGTAGAGCCAGGAGTCATGGGGCTGATCCTCAAGTACTTGTACACTTCCAGGATCAACGTGACGGAGCAGAACGTCCAGGACATCTTCGCCGTGGCCAACATATACCAGATCCCGTCTATTTTCACAGTGTGTGTATCCTTCCTCCAGAAACGTTTGAGTCTCAGCAATTGCCTGGCAGTCTTCAGGCTTGGCTTGATGCTGGACTGTCCCAGGTTGGCTGTCTCGGCGCGGAACTTTGCCTGCGAGCGCTTCCGCCTCATCTCAAGGGACGAGGACTTCCTTCAGCTGCAGCCCAGCGAGCTGGCGGCCATCCTGGCCCACGATAACCTGGACGTAGATTCAGAGGAGCTCGTGTTTGAGGCGTTGATGAGATGGGTGGCGCGAGACTTAGGGGAACGGGAAAAGGACCTGCCTGGATTGCTGGACTGCGTTCGCTTACGCCTGCTAGGTGAGGAATACTTAAAAGAAAAGGTAGAGAAGAACAAACTCATCTCCAATAATCCAGAGTTGAAGAAGAAGCTCCAGTTGGTCAGGGATGCTCAAGATGGGAAAATGCCTGAAGCGAAAGCTGCCCACAAGAAGAAGGAAGACGGCTCCGAGAACAATGAGGATGAGGAACAAGAGGAGACCCTTCTTCCGAGCATCCTGAATGACAACATGCGCTTCGGAATGTTCGTTCGTGAACTGATTCTGATGATCAGCGACGCGGGGTCGGTGGCCTACGACCCAAATGGGAATGACTGCTTCATGGCATCAGTCTCAACACAGGTTCCAAAGAACCACGTCAGCCTGGTCACAAAAGAGAACCAGATCTTTGTGGCTGGGGGCTTGTTCATTGATGAGCAGAACAAGGAGGATCCGCTCTGCTCTTACTTTTTACAG TACGACCCCGTCAACGCTGACTGGCTAGGCATGCCACCACTCCCTTCTCCACGCTTCCTGTTCGGGCTCGGGGAAGCCGAGAACTCCATCTTTGTGATGGGAGGGAAGGAAGTGAAGGACCAGGAGCACACGCTGGACTCAGTTCTGGTCTACGACAGACA ATCTTTCAAGTGGGGTGAGTCAGACCCGCTTCCCTACGCAGCCTACGGACACGCGACAGTTTCTTCCAACGATGTGGTTTACGTCATTGGAGGAAAAGGAGACGACAA GAACTGTTTGAGCAAGATGTACGCGTACGACGCCAGGCGGTTCGAATGGAAGGAGCTAGCGCCAATGAAGACGGCTCGATCGTTATTTGGTGCAACTGTACACCAAAACAAAATCTACGTAGCGGCTGGAGTCACAGATACAGGTCTGACCGATTCCGTAGAGGTGTACGACATCGCCACCAACAA GTGGTCAGACTTTGAGCCGTTCCCTCAAGAACGCAGTTCCGTGAACTTGGTGTCTCTGGGGGGTTCGCTTTTCGCTGTGGGAGGTTTCGCCATGATGCCTTTAGAGGACAGTGAGGAGATCATTCCCAAAGAGATGAACGACATATGGAG GTATAACGAAACGGAGAAAAAGTGGAACGGGATCCTCAGAGAGATCCAGTACGCCTCGGGCGCCACTATTCTGGCGGTCCGACTCAACACGCTGCGTCTCACCAAGatgtaa